The Castanea sativa cultivar Marrone di Chiusa Pesio chromosome 11, ASM4071231v1 genome contains a region encoding:
- the LOC142617158 gene encoding jasmonoyl--L-amino acid synthetase JAR4, with the protein MLEKMEEFDQEKVIEEFEALTKDAERVQRETLKKILEENESAEYLQSLGLNGRTDIESFRACVPLVTHQDLESYIQRIVDGDSSPILTGKPITTISLSSGTTQGKPKFIPFNDELMENTLQIYRTSFAFRNREFPLGNGRALQFFYSSKQFKTKGGLAAGTATTNVFRNSMFKKAMKAIQSISCSPDEVIFGSDFHQSLYCHLLCGLIFRDEVQFISSTFAHSIIFAFSSFEQVWEELCNDIRTGVLSSRINVPSTRTAMSKLLKPNPELADLIYKKCSSLSNWYGLIPELLPNAKYIYGIMTGSMEPYLKKLRHYAGGLPLLSADYGASEGWIGANVNPKLPPELATYAVLPNIGYFEFIPLGENIEDRDHNNMESSFLHMEPKPVGLTEVKLGEEYEVIVTNFAGLYRYRLGDVVKVIGFHNSTPEIKFVCRRNLLLTINIDKNTEKDLQLSVEEAGKLLSEEKLEVVDFSSHVDLSTDPGHYVIFWEISGEASQEVLKECCNCLDKSFVDAGYVSSRKVNSIGALELRVVRRGTFQKILDHYLGLGSAVSQFKTPRCVGPTNNLVLQILCANVVKSYFSTAF; encoded by the exons ATGTTAGAGAAGATGGAAGAGTTTGACCAAGAGAAAGTGATAGAGGAATTTGAAGCATTAACAAAGGATGCTGAGAGGGTTCAGAGAGAGACCCTCAAGAAGATTCTTGAAGAAAATGAATCAGCAGAGTACTTGCAGAGTCTTGGTCTTAATGGAAGAACTGATATTGAGAGCTTCAGGGCTTGTGTTCCACTTGTTACTCACCAGGATTTGGAATCCTACATTCAGAGGATTGTGGATGGTGATTCTTCTCCCATTCTCACTGGAAAACCAATCACAACCATCTCATTAAG TTCTGGTACTACTCAGGGAAAGCCAAAGTTTATACCCTTCAATGATGAATTGATGGAAAATACCTTGCAGATATATAGGACTTCTTTTGCTTTTCGCAACAG AGAATTTCCTCTTGGGAATGGAAGggcattacaatttttttacagCAGCAAGCAGTTCAAAACCAAAGGAGGTCTGGCGGCTGGAACTGCTACTACTAATGTTTTCCGTAATTCGATGTTCAAAAAGGCAATGAAGGCAATTCAGTCCATATCTTGCAGCCCTGATGAAGTGATATTCGGTTCTGATTTCCACCAGTCATTGTACTGCCATCTCTTATGCGGGCTAATCTTCCGGGATGAAGTTCAATTCATATCCTCTACTTTTGCACATAGCATAATATTTGCCTTCAGTTCCTTTGAGCAAGTTTGGGAAGAACTGTGCAATGATATTAGGACTGGGGTTCTCAGCAGCAGAATCAATGTCCCATCCACCCGAACTGCAATGTCCAAATTGCTGAAGCCAAACCCTGAATTGGCtgatttgatttataaaaagtGCTCAAGTTTGAGTAATTGGTATGGATTGATACCAGAACTTTTACCTAATGCAAAGTACATTTATGGGATCATGACCGGGTCGATGGAGccttatttgaaaaaattgaggCACTATGCAGGTGGGCTGCCTCTGTTGAGTGCTGATTATGGGGCCTCTGAAGGGTGGATTGGAGCAAATGTCAATCCAAAATTGCCACCCGAGTTGGCCACTTATGCTGTTCTTCCTAATATTGGGTATTTTGAATTCATCCCACTCGGGGAGAACATTGAGGATCGGGATCACAATAATATGGAGTCCAGTTTCCTGCATATGGAGCCAAAGCCAGTTGGTTTAACTGAAGTCAAGCTTGGTGAGGAGTATGAGGTCATTGTCACTAATTTTGCAG GTCTTTACCGGTATAGGCTAGGAGATGTAGTGAAGGTAATAGGCTTCCATAACTCCACCCCGGAAATCAAATTTGTCTGCCGTAGGAACCTTCTGCTTACTATCAACATTGACAAGAATACTGAGAAAGATTTACAACTTTCTGTGGAAGAAGCAGGAAAGCTATTGTCAGAAGAGAAACTAGAGGTTGTTGATTTCTCTAGCCATGTTGACTTATCTACAGACCCTGGCCACTATGTTATCTTTTGGGAAATAAGTGGTGAAGCAAGTCAGGAGGTTCTTAAAGAATGCTGCAACTGCTTGGATAAATCTTTTGTTGATGCAGGCTACGTTAGCTCGCGCAAGGTCAATTCCATTGGCGCGCTTGAGCTCCGAGTTGTTAGGAGGGGAACTTTCCAGAAGATTCTAGATCATTATCTAGGATTAGGATCTGCTGTTAGCCAGTTCAAAACACCAAGATGTGTAGGGCCAACAAACAATTTGGTGCTGCAAATCTTGTGTGCCAATGTTGTTAAGAGCTACTTTAGTACTGCTTTCTAG